A window of the Anoplopoma fimbria isolate UVic2021 breed Golden Eagle Sablefish chromosome 17, Afim_UVic_2022, whole genome shotgun sequence genome harbors these coding sequences:
- the LOC129106280 gene encoding G-protein coupled receptor 22-like: METNSYTSGLATTDWTGTVAGLEGMGLLQEQGGGGLPSGPASWYTPYSLSFQVSLTAFLMLELVLGFSSNLTVLVLYCSQSNLVDSVSNMVTVNLHVLDVAVCVLCLPLTLVVVLLPPGPNMPLLCCFHEAGVSFASIATAINILVISLDRYDISVRPANRLLTTRRATLLLAAVWITSVAVCFIPFLEVQWSSGEGAEERGQVTSLSLSTHGVSAAVVPAWRNQTLLCFGGQGFHTGVAMYYHLILQVPIFFTTVAVMLFTYSRILRALNIRIGSHMKKGQRFRDTSCRGTHRREKKKKAALRTNDGGQVVGERCTTDCTKQLCHPPLIPSPSPTATATSPPALSSAPLVASDTGAATAMPPTLGVQASVSAIIALRRAVRRHRDRRERQRRVFRMSLIIITTFLGCWAPLSVTNILILGIGPSDALVSLRLWFIALAYGTTVSHPLLYAFTRQKLRRALRAKVKKRVVSLLQVDPSPGGTVIHNSWVENKKTSRQVRLEASKGTGRCLAEVL; encoded by the coding sequence ATGGAGACTAACAGCTACACCTCAGGTCTAGCCACCACTGACTGGACTGGGACGGTGGCCGGCCTGGAGGGAATGGGACTTCTtcaggagcagggaggagggggcTTGCCCAGTGGCCCGGCGTCCTGGTACACGCCGTACTCGCTGTCCTTCCAAGTGTCACTCACCGCCTTCCTCATGCTGGAGCTGGTGTTGGGTTTCAGCAGCAACCTGACTGTGCTGGTGCTCTACTGCTCTCAATCCAATTTAGTGGACTCGGTGAGCAATATGGTGACTGTGAATCTGCATGTGCTGGATGTGgcagtgtgtgtgctgtgtctgCCCCTCACTCTGGTGGTTGTACTGCTTCCTCCAGGACCAAACATGCCCCTGCTCTGCTGCTTCCACGAGGCCGGTGTATCCTTTGCAAGCATAGCCACAGCCATCAACATCCTGGTCATCAGCTTGGACCGATATGACATCTCAGTGCGACCAGCCAACAGGTTGCTGACCACACGTAGAGCAACGCTGCTCCTTGCTGCAGTTTGGATCACCTCGGTAGCTGTTTGTTTTATCCCATTCTTGGAGGTGCAGTGGTCCAGTGGAGAAGGAGCTGAGGAAAGAGGGCAGGTGACATCCTTGTCGTTGTCCACACATGGTGTCAGTGCTGCAGTGGTGCCAGCGTGGCGTAACCAGACACTGCTGTGCTTCGGCGGGCAGGGCTTCCACACAGGTGTGGCTATGTACTATCACCTTATTCTGCAGGTGCCCATCTTCTTCACCACAGTGGCAGTCATGCTCTTTACCTACTCCAGAATACTGAGAGCTTTAAACATCCGCATTGGCTCCCACATGAAGAAGGGCCAGCGGTTCAGGGACACCTCTTGCAGGGGGACCcacaggagagagaagaaaaagaaggcgGCGCTCAGAACCAATGATGGGGGGCAGGTAGTAGGGGAGCGATGCACCACAGATTGTACCAAACAGCTCTGCCACCCTCCCCTAATTCCTTCCCCCTCCCCCACAGCCACAGCCACCTCACCCCCTGCCCTGTCCTCCGCCCCACTCGTCGCCTCTGACACAGGTGCTGCGACCGCCATGCCCCCCACCCTGGGCGTCCAGGCCTCCGTGTCTGCCATCATTGCCCTGAGAAGGGCAGTGCGGCGACACAGGGATCGGCGAGAGCGACAGAGGCGGGTGTTCAGGATGTCCCTCATCATTATCACCACGTTCCTGGGCTGCTGGGCTCCCCTCTCTGTGACCAACATACTAATCTTGGGTATAGGCCCCAGTGACGCCCTGGTCAGCCTACGCCTCTGGTTCATAGCCCTGGCGTACGGCACCACCGTCTCCCACCCTCTGCTCTACGCCTTCACCCGACAGAAGCTGCGCCGTGCCCTCCGTGCTAAGGTCAAGAAAAGGGTGGTGTCCCTGCTCCAGGTAGACCCCTCACCAGGGGGCACGGTCATACACAACTCCTGGGTAGAGAACAAAAAAACCAGCCGGCAAGTGCGGCTGGAAGCAAGCAAAGGTACTGGCCGCTGCCTGGCAGAGGTCCTGTGA
- the cidec gene encoding cell death activator CIDE-3: MCSQMDYAMKSLSLLTPSTLSKCVTASVSASASMTQQLLSGRAPRPKPYRVTNADQSVKKGIMADTLEDLMNKVGDSLGVVCVSALVLDEDGTGVDTEEFFQTLPDNTVLMVLEKGHKWTPRPNGTSRDQLSVYRPQRRTDVAKLTFDLYKNNPKDFIGCLNVKATLYGTYSLSYDLRCYAAKNMLKEVLRWTLFYMQATGHILLGSSCYIEQMLEEEEERAVNREVLPQESRIRQLQSMLLGKISH; encoded by the exons ATGTGCTCTCAGATGGATTACGCTATGAAGTCCCTCAGCCTTCTGACTCCATCAACCCTCTCCAA GTGTGTGACAGCCAGCGTCTCAGCCAGCGCCTCCATGACCCAGCAGCTCCTGTCGGGTCGAGCTCCTCGGCCAAAGCCTTACAGGGTCACAAATGCTGACCAAAGCGTGAAGAAGGGCATCATGGCGGACACGCTAGAAGACCTGATGAACAAG GTCGGTGACTCGTTGGGTGTAGTGTGTGTTAGCGCCCTGGTGCTGGATGAAGACGGCACCGGGGTGGACACAGAGGAGTTCTTCCAGACGCTGCCTGACAACACTGTCCTCATGGTCCTGGAGAAGGGCCACAAGTGGACCCCACGTCCG AACGGCACCTCCAGAGATCAGCTCAGCGTGTACAGGCCACAGCGCCGGACAGATGTGGCcaagctgacctttgacctctacaAAAACAACCCCAAGGATTTCATTGGCTGCCTGAACGTCAAAGCAACCCTGTACGGGACTTATTCTTTGTCGTATGACCTGCGCTGTTATGCTGCCAAAAATATGCTGAA GGAGGTTCTGCGATGGACACTCTTCTACATGCAGGCCACGGGACACATCCTGCTGGGCTCCTCCTGCTACATCGAGCagatgctggaggaggaggaggaacgagCAGTGAATAGGGAGGTGCTGCCACAGGAAAGCAGGATCAGGCAGCTGCAGAGCATGCTGCTGGGAAAGATATCCCACTGA